The following proteins come from a genomic window of Miscanthus floridulus cultivar M001 chromosome 2, ASM1932011v1, whole genome shotgun sequence:
- the LOC136520708 gene encoding transportin MOS14-like: MEAQATATVKEALAALYHHPDAAIRTAADRWLQEFQHTLDAWQVADSLLHDESSNLETLIFCSQTLRSKVQRDFEELPSEAFRSLQDSLYVLLKKFNKGPQKVRTQICIAIAALAVHVPVEDWGAGGIVNWLSDEMKAHPEFIPGFLELLIVLPQETSSYKIAARPERRRQFEIDLCSSANVAIDLLTTCMAIDQLKEQVLEGFSSWLRFCHGISASELASHPLVHLALSSLNSDQFLEAAVNVTSELIHATVSHGSGTIAEQMPLIQILVPHIMGLKEQLKDPSKDEEDVKAIARLYADMGESYVDLIATGSDDSIQIVNALLEVTSHLEFDISSMTFNFWHRLKRNLIRRDSYVSYGSEVAIEAEKNRRLQIFRPKFETLVSLVSFRVEYPEDYHTFSEEDRRDFRHVRYAVSDVLLDATEVLGGDSMLKLLSTKLAQAYGSCNNEQNPKWQPVEAALFCIQAIARSVSVEEREILPQVMSLLPCLPHHEQLLRTVCSTIGAFSKWIDAAPAELSILPPLVDILNKGMNTSEDTAAAASMAFKYICEDCRRKFSGSLDSLFQIYHIAISGVGGYKVSSEDSLHLVEALSVVVTTLPPESASRALELICQPVINPLQELIQQGDQVLQQVPARHLTVHIDRLSSIFSNVKQPELVAEAVYRYWPTLKSIFDQRAWDTRTMESICRSCKFAVRTCGRVMGMTIGAMLEEIQTLYQQHKQSCFLYLSSEVIKIFGSDPSCAGYLTSLIQILFIHTVQLLRTIQDFTARPDIADDCYLLASRCIRYCPDLFIPTEMFQRLVDCAMVGITIQHREACKSILCFLSDVIDLPNSSDGGQYREVINTIILQRGATLTRIMIAALIGALPSGRLEEVSYVLLSLSRAFGENMLNWAKESINLIPLQALTDAERLCFFNIISDAASGSSLHTITDRFGEISDVCRRNKTVQDLVQSALRPHDLTFTVVPQQM, from the exons ATGGAGGCGCAGGCGACGGCGACGGTGAAGGAGGCGCTCGCGGCGCTGTACCACCACCCGGACGCCGCCATCCGAACCGCCGCCGACCGCTGGCTTCAGGAGTTCCAGCACACGCTCGACGCCTGGCAG GTAGCTGACAGTTTACTTCATGATGAAAGCAGTAATTTGGAAACTCTCATCTTTTGTTCTCAGACCCTCAGAAGCAAG GTACAAAGGGACTTTGAAGAGTTACCCTCGGAAGCTTTTCGATCATTACAGGATTCTTTATAT GTATTGCTGAAAAAGTTTAATAAGGGACCACAAAAAGTTAGAACACAG ATTTGTATTGCAATTGCTGCTCTGGCTGTGCATGTACCTGTAGAGGACTGGGGAGCTGGTGGAATTGTGAATTGGCTAAGCGATGAAATGAAAGCTCATCCAGAATTTATTCCAGGCTTCCTTGAACTGCTTATAGTTTTGCCGCAG GAAACTTCTAGTTATAAAATCGCGGCTCGTCCTGAAAGGCGCAGACAATTTGAGATTGACCTTTGTTCATCTGCTAATGTTGCTATTGATTTATTAACTACTTGCATGGCCATTGATCAGCTGAAAGAACAG GTTTTGGAGGGTTTTTCTTCTTGGCTTCGTTTCTGTCATGG AATCTCTGCCTCTGAACTCGCATCACATCCTTTGGTCCATTTGGCACTCTCTTCATTGAACTCTGATCAATTCTTGGAGGCAGCTGTAAATG TTACATCTGAACTGATACATGCTACTGTATCTCATGGCTCTGGTACTATTGCTGAGCAAATGCCACTCATTCAAATTCTTGTCCCTCATATTATGGGTCTGAAAGAGCAGCTCAAAGATCCATCCAAG GATGAAGAAGATGTAAAAGCTATTGCTCGTTTATATGCAGACATGGGTGAATCCTATGTTGACTTGATTGCCACAG GTTCAGATGATTCAATTCAAATAGTAAACGCATTGCTAGAAGTTACTTCTCATCTGGAATTTGATATTTCCTCTATGACGTTTAATTTCTGGCACCGTCTTAAGCGTAACCTGATCAGGAG GGACTCTTATGTATCATATGGATCAGAGGTGGCAATTGAAGCTGAGAAAAACAGAAGATTACAAATATTTCGTCCAAAGTTTGAAACTCTGGTGTCTCTG GTCAGTTTCCGAGTTGAATACCCTGAGGACTACCACACCTTTTCCGAGGAAGACCGCAGGGATTTTAGACATGTTAGATATG CTGTTAGTGATGTGCTACTTGATGCAACTGAAGTTCTTGGGGGTGACTCGATGCTAAAACTACTTTCCACCAAGCTAGCTCAG GCATATGGAAGCTGCAACAATGAGCAGAACCCCAAGTGGCAACCTGTAGAGGCTGCCCTGTTCTGTATACAAGCAATTGCAAGATCAGTCTCAGTTGAGGAGCGAGAAATTTTACCACAG GTTATGTCACTGCTTCCCTGCCTTCCTCACCATGAGCAGTTGCTACGAACAG TTTGTTCGACCATTGGAGCATTTTCAAAATGGATTGATGCTGCACCAGCTGAATTATCTATTCTACCACCTCTAGTTGATATTCTCAATAAGGGTATGAATACATCAGAGGATACAGCTGCGGCTGCTTCTATGGCCTTTAAGTACATATGTGAAG ACTGTAGGAGAAAGTTCTCAGGGTCCCTGGATAGCCTCTTCCAGATATACCATATTGCAATTAGTGGAGTTGGTGGTTATAAAGTTTCTTCAGAGGACTCGTTGCATTTGGTTGAAGCCCTAAG TGTGGTTGTTACAACGCTTCCACCAGAATCTGCTAGTAGAGCCCTGGAGTTAATCTGCCAGCCAGTAATCAATCCCTTGCAA GAATTAATCCAGCAAGGTGATCAAGTTCTTCAACAAGTCCCTGCTCGGCATTTAACTGTACATATAGACCGACTATCAAGCATTTTCAG CAATGTGAAACAACCAGAACTAGTTGCTGAAGCTGTATATAGATATTGGCCGACACTCAAGAGTATCTTTGATCA ACGAGCATGGGATACCCGTACCATGGAGTCAATATGCCGATCTTGCAAATTTGCT GTAAGGACATGTGGAAGGGTCATGGGAATGACGATTGGTGCAATGCTTGAAGAAATCCAAACTCTCTACCAACAACACAAACAGTCTTGCTTCCTTTACTTGTCCAGTGAAGTTATCAAG ATTTTTGGATCTGATCCATCTTGTGCGGGCTATCTTACTAGCTTGATACAAATACTTTTCATTCATACAGTGCAGCTTCTCAGAACGATTCAA GATTTTACAGCCAGACCAGATATAGCTGATGATTGCTATTTGTTAGCATCAAGATGTATTCGTTACTGTCCTGATCTATTTATACCTACAGAAATGTTTCAAAGATTGGTTGACTGCGCAATGGTTGGTATAACTATACAGCACAG GGAAGCCTGTAAATCGATATTGTGTTTTCTATCTGATGTcattgaccttccaaactcatcTGACGGGGGACAGTACCGTGAAGTTATTAACACAATCATACTTCAACGTGGTGCAACCCTTACTAGAATAATGATTGCTGCCTTAATAGGGGCGTTACCATCTGGTCGTCTGGAGGAG